The Cylindrospermopsis curvispora GIHE-G1 genome contains a region encoding:
- a CDS encoding photosystem II high light acclimation radical SAM protein, which yields MAVKTTMMANRILYVRLPCNPIFPIGVVYLCDHVHKQFPDIEQRIFDLGTVPPLDYGAALDRCIDEFQPTLLVFSWRDIQIYAPVGGRGGNPLQNAFEFYYAKNPLIKLRGALGGLRIFIAYYLELWRNLGLIQGGMKRAKKYQAQARAVVGGGAVSVFYEQLGKSLPKGTIVSVGEGETLLTKYLKGEEFRDERCYVVGQNTPRQRLIHEQPTPLEKTACNYDYIETVWTEFNYYLQDKDFYIGVQTKRGCPHNCCYCVYTVVEGKQVRINPGDEVVAEIRQLYERGVRNFWFTDAQFIPARKYIDDAIELLGKIVDSGMTDIHWAAYIRADNLTPELCQLMAKTGMNYFEIGITSGSQELVRKMRMGYNLRTVLQNCRDLKSAGFNDLVSVNYSFNVIDESFETIRQTIAYHRELERIFGSDKVEPAIFFIGLQPHTHLEEYAFKTGVLKPGYNPMSLMPWTAKKLLWNPEPLGSFFGEVCLQAWRRNPNDFGREVMNILEERLGCADLESALTAPMERTQPQRLASVS from the coding sequence ATGGCAGTTAAAACAACCATGATGGCAAACCGAATACTCTATGTTCGTCTTCCCTGTAACCCCATCTTTCCTATTGGGGTAGTTTACCTTTGTGATCATGTTCACAAACAATTCCCTGACATTGAACAACGAATTTTTGACCTGGGAACAGTTCCACCCCTGGACTATGGTGCTGCGCTGGATAGATGTATAGACGAATTTCAACCCACACTATTAGTTTTTTCTTGGCGAGATATTCAAATATATGCTCCCGTGGGTGGTAGAGGTGGTAACCCTTTACAAAACGCTTTTGAATTTTACTATGCTAAAAATCCCTTAATCAAACTACGGGGAGCTTTGGGTGGGTTGCGCATCTTCATTGCCTATTATTTAGAACTTTGGCGAAACCTGGGTTTAATCCAGGGTGGGATGAAACGCGCCAAAAAATACCAGGCTCAAGCACGTGCAGTGGTTGGTGGTGGAGCAGTGAGTGTATTTTATGAACAGTTGGGGAAAAGTTTACCCAAGGGAACAATTGTTTCTGTGGGGGAAGGAGAAACCTTACTGACTAAATATCTCAAAGGAGAAGAATTCCGCGATGAACGCTGTTATGTGGTAGGGCAAAATACTCCCCGTCAACGGTTAATTCACGAACAACCAACCCCCTTAGAAAAAACCGCTTGTAACTACGACTATATCGAAACCGTTTGGACGGAATTCAACTATTATTTACAGGACAAAGATTTTTATATTGGAGTACAAACCAAGCGTGGTTGCCCCCATAACTGTTGCTACTGCGTATACACTGTAGTAGAAGGTAAACAAGTTCGTATTAACCCTGGTGATGAAGTGGTAGCTGAAATCAGACAGTTATATGAACGTGGGGTTCGTAACTTCTGGTTTACTGATGCCCAATTTATCCCTGCTCGTAAGTATATTGATGATGCCATAGAACTATTAGGGAAAATAGTTGATTCTGGTATGACGGATATCCATTGGGCCGCCTATATTAGAGCAGACAACTTAACACCTGAACTGTGTCAGTTGATGGCTAAAACTGGCATGAATTACTTTGAAATTGGTATTACTAGCGGTTCTCAGGAACTTGTACGCAAAATGCGTATGGGTTATAACTTGCGCACGGTTTTACAAAACTGCCGAGATCTAAAATCAGCGGGTTTTAATGATTTAGTTTCCGTCAACTACTCTTTCAATGTTATTGATGAAAGTTTTGAAACCATTCGTCAAACTATTGCCTATCATCGAGAGCTAGAAAGAATATTTGGCAGTGATAAGGTGGAACCGGCAATTTTCTTTATTGGATTGCAACCCCATACCCATCTAGAAGAATATGCGTTTAAAACTGGTGTCCTCAAACCAGGTTATAATCCTATGAGTTTAATGCCATGGACAGCTAAAAAACTTCTGTGGAACCCAGAACCACTAGGTTCCTTTTTTGGAGAAGTATGTTTACAGGCCTGGCGTCGTAATCCTAACGATTTCGGAAGAGAGGTAATGAACATCTTAGAAGAACGGTTAGGTTGTGCTGACTTGGAATCAGCATTGACAGCTCCCATGGAAAGGACTCAGCCACAACGTTTGGCTAGTGTATCTTAA
- a CDS encoding DUF4079 domain-containing protein, with amino-acid sequence MHLPSFLWLWRIAAWSMGLAIFVYTILAITAYWLWQVRTNGRSPLGVVVPKVNNLVKTLHYLLGITLIFLVLLLLLIGIVGTLGHFGSLGHSSHLFAGLTVVILVLISALSATQISQGKFWARPLHITLNAILFFGFAWVCLTGWNVVQKYL; translated from the coding sequence ATGCACCTACCTTCTTTTTTATGGCTATGGAGAATAGCTGCCTGGTCCATGGGTCTAGCCATTTTCGTTTATACTATTCTAGCTATTACAGCTTACTGGTTATGGCAAGTCAGAACTAATGGTAGATCTCCCTTAGGCGTAGTTGTGCCAAAAGTCAATAATTTGGTAAAAACCCTTCATTATCTTCTTGGTATTACCCTAATATTTTTAGTATTATTACTGTTATTAATTGGTATAGTTGGTACATTAGGGCATTTTGGATCCCTAGGGCATTCTTCCCATTTATTTGCTGGATTAACCGTAGTCATACTGGTTCTGATTTCTGCTCTTAGTGCTACTCAAATTAGTCAGGGCAAATTTTGGGCCAGACCCTTACACATCACCCTCAATGCAATTTTGTTTTTCGGTTTTGCTTGGGTCTGTCTCACAGGTTGGAATGTGGTTCAAAAGTATTTATAA
- a CDS encoding DMT family transporter, whose product MLASITEEYIPPSKGSFLSLFIALIALSCAAIFIKLSEREIGPVATVFNRLWIAAIVLRVWHWISISIIQSPEQQHDQRVPEKSEVLLLVLVGIIGTASVIFWALSLTQTSVANSTLMRNLSPIFTCLQGWLFFRQRFQTQFILGMFLALIGASLIGIGDFKIGIEHLIGDGLGLLAAIFYALNLLILEHLRSKFSAVRLLCWRCAIGALILIPFVWLTEDKFFPCSLDSWLIILALAIICQCFGQCVLVHQLKQFSSSFIAIFLLLEPTCTAIFAKLIFAEALSALNLVAFVIVLVGIFFAKTCEKSEHPILQKAE is encoded by the coding sequence GTGTTAGCAAGTATTACTGAAGAATATATTCCCCCTTCTAAAGGAAGTTTTTTATCCTTATTTATTGCTTTGATTGCACTTTCCTGTGCGGCTATTTTTATTAAATTGAGTGAACGAGAAATTGGTCCAGTAGCAACTGTTTTTAATCGTCTTTGGATTGCAGCAATTGTTTTAAGGGTTTGGCATTGGATAAGTATATCAATTATTCAATCTCCCGAGCAACAGCATGATCAGCGAGTACCGGAAAAAAGTGAAGTCCTATTACTAGTACTAGTGGGAATAATAGGAACAGCTTCTGTTATTTTTTGGGCATTGTCGTTAACTCAAACCAGTGTTGCAAATTCCACATTAATGCGAAATTTATCTCCTATTTTTACCTGTTTACAGGGATGGTTGTTTTTTCGGCAAAGATTCCAGACTCAGTTTATATTGGGTATGTTTCTAGCATTAATTGGAGCCTCTTTAATTGGAATTGGAGATTTTAAAATTGGAATAGAGCATTTAATTGGTGATGGTTTAGGTCTGCTTGCAGCAATTTTTTATGCTCTCAATTTGTTGATTTTAGAGCATTTACGTTCTAAATTTTCAGCTGTAAGGCTGCTTTGTTGGCGATGTGCCATTGGTGCTTTGATTCTTATTCCCTTTGTTTGGTTGACAGAGGATAAATTTTTCCCTTGTTCTTTAGATAGTTGGCTAATTATTTTAGCCCTTGCTATTATTTGCCAGTGTTTTGGACAATGTGTTTTAGTTCACCAACTCAAGCAGTTTTCCTCTAGTTTCATTGCTATTTTTTTGCTGCTTGAGCCAACCTGCACAGCAATTTTTGCTAAGTTGATTTTTGCAGAGGCTTTGAGTGCTTTAAACTTAGTAGCATTTGTAATAGTTTTGGTAGGAATATTTTTTGCCAAAACTTGCGAAAAATCTGAACATCCCATATTACAAAAAGCAGAATAA
- a CDS encoding DICT sensory domain-containing protein, giving the protein MLKGSILQQLETVCRHSNRPIRYGVYYKNTLVSLCHALEDHILDKRERPIVVTCFQRGKWYLQEANRYREIAACSQDVVIMATDDAGFAAHSTSQLPNVNLVELNTTDPLSQEWHLIILAPSYASMVICQELSDADYGMQGLPSSDLERKFYGMWTFEPDLVLKTTELAIAHIENYNQELARKLNSHKEIIETQMASSEEVGIIVSRVIEYLQNSENTVTSTKGKNSLSRNLVSNELQALLRMAQLIEMRDIENPMAAVQVAGMAEVMAQLLDLPPWQIKRLRLAALLHRIYNLKQNKTNGEVQVLDIMPELQDIAQIIIHQNEWWNGSGVPEGLSGEEIPLESRILALVMEFQREINQQHKNPQGMEDIFALALSKCKQQEHTRFDPELINTLNLLVLGLQQGLDLPCMTPKFSNSMWLIDSRQS; this is encoded by the coding sequence ATGTTAAAAGGTTCTATTCTCCAACAACTAGAAACCGTTTGCCGCCATAGTAACCGACCTATTCGGTATGGAGTGTATTATAAAAATACCTTGGTCTCTCTCTGTCACGCATTGGAAGACCATATCCTAGACAAGAGAGAGCGACCCATAGTAGTTACTTGTTTTCAACGCGGTAAATGGTATTTACAAGAAGCCAATAGATACAGGGAGATAGCAGCATGTAGTCAAGATGTTGTAATTATGGCTACTGATGATGCGGGTTTTGCAGCACATTCCACCAGTCAACTGCCAAACGTCAATTTGGTTGAGTTGAACACCACAGATCCCTTATCCCAAGAATGGCATTTAATTATTTTGGCCCCTAGCTACGCATCAATGGTTATTTGTCAAGAATTATCGGATGCGGATTATGGCATGCAGGGTTTGCCAAGTTCTGACCTGGAAAGGAAGTTTTATGGAATGTGGACCTTTGAGCCAGATTTAGTCCTCAAAACTACAGAACTCGCGATCGCCCATATAGAAAATTACAATCAGGAATTGGCACGCAAGCTCAATAGCCATAAAGAGATAATTGAGACGCAAATGGCTTCTTCTGAGGAGGTTGGGATAATTGTATCTCGTGTCATTGAGTACCTACAGAATAGTGAAAACACTGTTACATCTACCAAGGGGAAAAACTCCCTCAGTCGTAACTTAGTTTCTAATGAATTACAAGCTTTGTTACGAATGGCTCAATTGATAGAGATGAGAGATATTGAGAATCCCATGGCTGCGGTTCAGGTAGCAGGAATGGCAGAAGTTATGGCACAATTACTTGACCTTCCCCCATGGCAAATTAAAAGATTACGTCTAGCTGCTTTACTCCATCGTATATATAACCTGAAACAAAATAAAACCAATGGGGAAGTGCAGGTATTAGACATCATGCCAGAATTGCAGGACATAGCCCAAATAATTATCCATCAGAATGAGTGGTGGAATGGTAGTGGTGTTCCGGAGGGGTTGTCGGGGGAGGAAATACCTTTAGAGTCGAGAATTCTAGCTTTAGTAATGGAATTTCAACGGGAGATTAACCAACAGCACAAAAATCCACAAGGTATGGAGGATATATTTGCCCTCGCTTTGTCCAAGTGCAAACAGCAAGAGCACACTCGCTTTGACCCTGAACTAATAAATACCCTTAATTTATTAGTCCTAGGTTTACAACAGGGACTGGATCTACCTTGTATGACACCCAAATTTAGTAATAGTATGTGGTTAATTGATTCCCGACAGTCATGA
- a CDS encoding response regulator transcription factor: protein MGSVCIEIIEGNPHLRSLLGWHLQQLEYKVHQAASIYQAREVFLTHQPTLVILDADLSDSDGVEFCRWLHGQDQPLILMLSARNNETDIVAGLKAGADDYLSKPFGMQEFLARVESLIRRKRTPTAPAHLDYGSLQIDLVQRRVRLQGEFVDLTPQEFSLLYVLAQAGGSPLSRSELLRRAWPDAIDNPRTIDTHVLSLRKKVELDPRQPSLIQTIRNVGYRFNMEILKATVPPVLPAQTRLTRERFTDNRATLATQRG from the coding sequence GTGGGATCGGTTTGTATTGAAATTATTGAGGGGAATCCTCATCTGAGATCTTTGCTGGGTTGGCACTTGCAACAGCTAGAATACAAAGTACATCAAGCCGCTAGTATCTATCAAGCAAGGGAAGTTTTTTTAACCCATCAGCCAACCTTGGTTATTCTGGATGCTGATTTGTCCGACAGTGACGGTGTGGAATTTTGCCGCTGGTTACATGGTCAGGATCAACCTTTAATCCTGATGTTATCTGCTCGTAATAATGAGACGGATATTGTAGCAGGGTTAAAAGCGGGAGCGGATGACTATTTAAGTAAACCCTTTGGTATGCAAGAATTTCTTGCACGAGTAGAATCTTTGATTCGCCGCAAACGTACGCCTACTGCACCAGCTCACTTAGATTATGGTAGTTTACAAATTGATTTAGTTCAACGTCGGGTGCGTCTGCAAGGGGAATTTGTAGATTTAACACCTCAGGAGTTTAGTCTACTTTATGTTTTAGCCCAAGCTGGTGGGTCACCTTTGAGTAGATCTGAGTTGCTACGTCGTGCTTGGCCAGATGCTATTGATAATCCCCGAACTATTGATACTCATGTTTTATCATTGCGGAAAAAGGTAGAACTGGACCCGCGCCAACCTAGTTTGATCCAAACTATTCGCAATGTGGGTTATAGATTTAACATGGAAATTTTAAAGGCAACTGTTCCACCTGTTTTACCAGCTCAAACTAGGTTAACAAGGGAAAGATTTACTGATAATCGTGCTACTTTAGCTACTCAGAGGGGGTGA
- a CDS encoding CPBP family intramembrane glutamic endopeptidase, whose protein sequence is MFRPSKIALWISQRPAPQRVGCFILCLLVLWLPFAIPIYLLVEDGNLESIFTMVLLYGEFIFLVRLWGKKIYQRDKILTDYGLELSSLNGVDFCQGLSLGILSIILLFSVQGLLGWILWQPPKVFIVQIILEGLLVASGVGFAEELLFRGWLLDELNRDYGSRLSTAINAILFAVAHFIRPISAIVSTLPQFPALVLLGLTQVWGKHKKRGRLGLPMGLHSGLVWGYYIINVGALVQPSGVVPDWVTGVNNNPFQGIVGMLGMALLAYQMRAR, encoded by the coding sequence ATGTTTAGACCTAGCAAAATAGCTTTGTGGATTTCCCAAAGACCTGCTCCACAGAGAGTAGGTTGTTTTATTTTGTGTTTGTTAGTATTATGGTTGCCTTTTGCCATACCCATATACTTATTGGTGGAAGATGGCAATTTAGAAAGCATTTTCACCATGGTCTTGCTGTATGGAGAGTTCATTTTCTTGGTTAGGTTGTGGGGGAAAAAAATTTATCAAAGAGACAAAATACTAACTGACTATGGTTTAGAGCTATCTAGTTTAAATGGTGTAGATTTCTGCCAGGGTTTAAGTCTAGGAATATTGAGCATTATACTACTATTTAGCGTACAAGGTTTATTAGGTTGGATCCTATGGCAACCACCAAAAGTATTTATAGTTCAAATCATTTTGGAAGGTTTACTAGTTGCTAGTGGTGTTGGTTTTGCGGAAGAATTATTATTTCGTGGTTGGTTGCTAGATGAGCTGAACCGAGATTATGGTTCCCGTTTATCCACGGCAATAAATGCCATTTTATTCGCCGTTGCCCATTTCATTCGACCAATATCAGCTATTGTTAGTACCTTACCGCAATTTCCAGCTTTAGTATTACTAGGCTTAACTCAAGTGTGGGGAAAGCATAAGAAAAGAGGAAGATTAGGTTTACCCATGGGTTTACATAGTGGATTGGTTTGGGGATACTATATTATTAATGTGGGTGCATTGGTTCAACCTTCAGGAGTAGTTCCCGATTGGGTCACAGGTGTTAATAATAATCCCTTTCAAGGTATTGTGGGAATGTTAGGTATGGCTCTGTTAGCATATCAAATGCGAGCAAGATAG
- a CDS encoding DUF6918 family protein gives MTLIDGLKNDDKRQMLVADCMNLLETRVANIGGISGIAIKAGYATIKGISPKYCAGAVERLLPESFAALEPLWNEGLETGDAVTHLTQNRSRTADAIFSVTDIRIEKSTNSTIKGVYGKLRVSAKKHVEEVVPDLAQILDKYTKN, from the coding sequence ATGACTCTGATTGATGGTCTAAAAAATGATGATAAAAGACAAATGCTAGTAGCTGACTGCATGAACCTATTGGAAACACGAGTTGCCAATATTGGAGGTATTTCTGGCATTGCTATTAAAGCTGGCTATGCTACTATTAAGGGAATAAGTCCCAAGTATTGTGCTGGGGCGGTTGAACGTCTTTTACCAGAATCTTTTGCTGCACTTGAACCATTATGGAATGAGGGATTAGAAACGGGAGATGCGGTAACCCACCTCACCCAAAATCGCTCTCGTACAGCAGATGCGATATTTAGTGTTACTGATATTCGTATTGAAAAAAGCACTAATTCTACCATCAAGGGTGTTTATGGCAAACTACGAGTGTCAGCCAAAAAGCATGTGGAAGAGGTAGTACCTGATTTAGCGCAGATTCTTGATAAGTACACCAAAAATTAG
- a CDS encoding DUF6761 family protein codes for MLQDTQTIRYYQRLTDAFVELWNRGYHQDDMRMYLDGYLAALRQSNAIEPYLIHRLEEEAIRYLHDGSNFAVVQPEPERYHGYY; via the coding sequence ATGCTTCAAGACACACAAACCATCCGCTACTACCAAAGACTTACGGACGCCTTCGTCGAATTATGGAATCGCGGTTACCATCAAGATGATATGCGGATGTACTTGGATGGATATCTAGCAGCTCTGCGACAAAGTAATGCTATTGAACCCTATCTAATTCATCGCTTAGAGGAGGAGGCCATTCGCTACTTACATGATGGGTCTAACTTTGCGGTGGTGCAACCAGAACCTGAGCGTTATCATGGTTATTACTAG
- a CDS encoding DUF1830 domain-containing protein yields the protein MAQILDSLPPEQSGKILCCYINATSKIQVARISNVPNWYFERVIFPGQRLVFEAPKYAQMEIHTGMMASAILSDTIPCDRLRLTETDEDENDGNPTLAVDVDNNRDISSEVHKQFALLEAKTFASYSTSYSKD from the coding sequence ATGGCTCAAATATTAGATTCTCTACCACCAGAGCAATCGGGGAAAATCCTCTGCTGCTACATCAATGCTACGAGTAAAATCCAGGTAGCTCGTATCTCTAACGTTCCTAATTGGTATTTTGAAAGAGTTATCTTTCCCGGACAGCGACTTGTATTTGAAGCTCCTAAATATGCTCAAATGGAGATTCACACGGGAATGATGGCTAGTGCAATTCTCTCCGATACTATACCCTGCGATCGCCTAAGATTGACGGAAACAGATGAAGATGAGAATGATGGAAACCCGACACTAGCAGTAGATGTTGATAACAATCGTGATATTTCTAGCGAAGTTCATAAACAATTCGCATTGTTAGAAGCAAAAACGTTTGCGAGTTATTCAACTTCCTACAGTAAGGATTAA
- a CDS encoding ATP-binding cassette domain-containing protein, whose translation MLEDAPEKLSPLLKLEQVSLWAKLKAPSPKNMMGYPILQNISWEIFPGDRTIVVGKSGSGKTSLLRLLNRLEDPSSGKIYLNNQEYPGIPMVELRQQVVLVAQEPKLLGMTVRESLAYPLLLRNISQGEIEERIGYWRERLKIPQTWMGMTELQLSLGQQQLVALVRALVTRPKILLLDQPISALDPVETSWLLERITEGISDLCPDVKTAVLMVTYQIDIFQEFSNRLLHLEQGQIVTNLASSQVEWNAIKTNLMTPAEEEW comes from the coding sequence ATGCTGGAAGATGCTCCCGAAAAATTATCACCCCTGCTCAAACTGGAGCAAGTTAGTTTATGGGCAAAATTGAAAGCCCCATCGCCCAAAAACATGATGGGGTATCCAATCTTGCAAAATATCTCCTGGGAAATCTTTCCAGGCGATCGCACAATAGTCGTAGGTAAATCAGGATCTGGAAAAACATCCCTGCTCAGACTACTGAACCGACTAGAGGATCCTAGTAGTGGTAAAATTTACTTAAATAACCAAGAATACCCTGGAATTCCCATGGTAGAACTGCGTCAACAGGTAGTTCTTGTAGCACAAGAACCTAAACTGTTGGGGATGACAGTTAGGGAATCCCTAGCATATCCTTTATTATTAAGAAATATATCTCAGGGAGAAATTGAAGAAAGAATTGGATATTGGAGAGAGCGACTAAAAATTCCCCAAACTTGGATGGGAATGACAGAATTACAGCTTTCCCTGGGTCAGCAGCAATTAGTAGCCCTGGTGCGCGCTCTTGTCACCCGGCCCAAAATTCTGTTGTTAGACCAACCCATTTCCGCTCTAGACCCAGTTGAGACTTCCTGGTTGCTAGAAAGAATCACAGAAGGGATTTCTGACCTTTGCCCAGATGTAAAAACCGCAGTTTTGATGGTCACCTATCAAATTGACATTTTCCAAGAGTTTAGTAATCGTTTATTGCATCTTGAGCAAGGTCAAATTGTCACCAACCTAGCCAGCTCACAAGTGGAATGGAACGCTATAAAGACCAATCTCATGACACCAGCAGAAGAGGAATGGTAA
- a CDS encoding homocitrate synthase/isopropylmalate synthase family protein, producing MIKILDSTLREGEQTPGVYFSPEKKLVIARLLDEIGVDVIEVGNPSVDNEIAWAIQQIVKEGLKAKIGAHSLCKIDAVKKAIDCGVDFLGVFFSVSQKRLKQDYNICLSAAIEKIVEVIEYAKTQKPDLLIRYTPEDTVRSSMENVVQAATAAIKAGADIVSIADTTGYTTPFDPSRSIYVQVKTLKEELANQGLYPQIEVHCHNDKGLALTNALDAYRAGVDMIDTAVMGLGERAGIVDLAELLVNLVDMGEAKKWQLHFLRDLYDFVSKYAHIVIPPNRPITGKNAFTHYAGVHVKAVVKDESLYQSLDPQTLGMKSGIALGMQSGSTAVEQALIHIGRQDLAQNKDLVSKILQAVKEMAKRGTPIDIQEDLPSIIDRCQIQGSEKLLDIP from the coding sequence ATGATTAAAATTCTGGATTCTACGCTAAGAGAAGGTGAGCAGACACCAGGGGTTTATTTTTCTCCGGAAAAAAAGTTAGTAATTGCCCGGTTATTAGATGAAATAGGTGTAGATGTGATTGAGGTGGGTAATCCATCAGTAGATAATGAAATTGCTTGGGCTATTCAACAAATAGTTAAGGAGGGTCTTAAAGCTAAAATTGGTGCTCATTCGCTGTGCAAAATAGATGCTGTCAAAAAAGCTATTGATTGCGGAGTTGACTTTTTGGGGGTGTTTTTCAGTGTTTCGCAAAAGCGATTGAAACAAGACTATAACATTTGTTTATCAGCAGCAATAGAGAAGATTGTAGAAGTAATTGAATATGCAAAAACCCAAAAACCCGATTTATTAATTAGATACACACCGGAGGATACAGTTAGATCATCTATGGAAAATGTTGTTCAAGCAGCTACTGCAGCGATTAAAGCGGGGGCGGACATCGTTAGTATAGCTGATACAACAGGTTATACGACACCTTTTGATCCTAGTCGTAGTATTTATGTGCAGGTAAAAACCTTGAAAGAAGAACTAGCCAATCAAGGTTTATACCCGCAAATAGAAGTACATTGTCATAATGACAAGGGCCTAGCGCTAACCAATGCTTTAGATGCTTATAGAGCGGGGGTAGATATGATTGATACAGCAGTTATGGGATTGGGAGAAAGAGCGGGAATTGTGGACTTGGCAGAATTATTGGTTAACTTAGTTGACATGGGAGAAGCAAAAAAATGGCAACTCCATTTTCTGCGAGATTTATATGATTTTGTTAGTAAATATGCCCACATTGTAATTCCTCCCAATCGACCAATAACTGGTAAAAATGCCTTCACCCATTATGCGGGTGTTCACGTAAAAGCAGTGGTAAAAGATGAGAGTTTGTATCAGAGTTTAGATCCCCAAACTTTAGGAATGAAAAGTGGTATAGCATTGGGAATGCAATCTGGATCTACTGCTGTAGAACAGGCTTTAATTCACATTGGTAGACAAGATTTGGCACAAAATAAAGATTTAGTCAGCAAAATCTTACAAGCAGTGAAAGAAATGGCCAAAAGAGGTACACCCATAGATATTCAGGAGGATTTACCAAGTATTATTGACCGTTGTCAAATTCAAGGATCTGAAAAACTCCTGGACATACCCTAA
- a CDS encoding pentapeptide repeat-containing protein, whose amino-acid sequence MNIETLKSEKTKQLPGANLEDQDLSEFDLTAVNLAGANLMGAHLVSANLEGSHLEGANLMGASLQGADLRANLTGANLMQADLTGADLRGSNLRGANLMGATVAGASLTAAFLSGANLMSVNLQGVDLRGADLRGANLTGANLKGADLSRADLQGALLNQANLEESDLRGANLAGANLAGANLLCAELEAASLNGASLYQACLLGTILET is encoded by the coding sequence ATGAACATAGAAACTCTAAAATCAGAAAAAACTAAACAACTACCAGGAGCAAATTTAGAAGACCAGGATCTGTCTGAATTTGACCTAACTGCTGTGAATTTAGCGGGTGCTAATTTAATGGGCGCTCATTTAGTCAGTGCTAATCTGGAGGGGTCACATCTTGAGGGAGCCAACTTAATGGGTGCAAGTTTGCAAGGAGCAGATTTGCGAGCAAACCTGACAGGAGCTAATCTAATGCAAGCAGATCTCACTGGTGCAGATCTGAGGGGGAGTAATTTACGAGGTGCAAATTTAATGGGCGCCACAGTTGCGGGAGCATCTTTAACCGCAGCTTTTCTCAGCGGTGCTAACCTGATGAGTGTTAACCTTCAGGGGGTTGACCTCCGGGGTGCTGATCTACGAGGTGCTAACCTCACCGGAGCAAATCTTAAAGGTGCTGATTTGAGTCGTGCAGACCTACAAGGAGCATTATTAAATCAAGCGAATCTAGAAGAGTCTGATTTAAGAGGAGCCAATTTAGCCGGAGCCAATTTAGCCGGAGCAAATTTACTTTGTGCTGAGCTAGAAGCAGCTAGTCTAAATGGAGCTAGTTTATATCAAGCTTGTTTATTGGGTACAATTCTAGAAACTTAA
- a CDS encoding DNA/RNA non-specific endonuclease: MKELKKLYFLSVPNLNRIFFAAFCLLINLTLIILTSCIPAKAISLPTKPDTIKNSVTSIHLLLGNPSNATSSLDNPDNYLMIKPQYALSYNRSHGSANWVAWQLDKSWLGDAKRQDNFRPDDTLPDSWPRIKPNVYNSSGYDRGHIARSADRTQSVEDNSATFLMTNIIPQTPDNNRNTWGNLEDYSMKLAEEGKQLYIIAGGSGDKGKLKNLVTIPQYTWKIIVVLDRPGLGLQDVNANTRVIAVNIPNDEQLDNNWRLFRTSVDKLEELTGYDFLSTVSPDIQKIIESQVDNL; the protein is encoded by the coding sequence ATGAAAGAATTGAAAAAACTATATTTCCTATCAGTGCCCAATCTGAACCGTATTTTTTTTGCTGCTTTTTGCCTGTTGATTAACTTAACACTTATTATACTAACTTCGTGTATACCAGCAAAGGCAATATCTCTACCAACGAAACCGGATACAATAAAGAACAGTGTGACATCTATTCACCTATTATTAGGTAATCCCAGTAATGCCACATCCAGTCTTGACAATCCAGATAATTACCTAATGATAAAACCTCAATATGCATTGTCCTACAATCGGAGTCATGGTAGTGCTAACTGGGTTGCTTGGCAACTTGATAAATCCTGGTTAGGAGATGCGAAACGCCAAGACAATTTTAGGCCTGATGACACCCTACCTGATAGTTGGCCACGTATAAAACCAAATGTTTACAACAGTTCAGGATACGATAGAGGTCACATTGCCAGATCAGCAGACAGAACTCAGAGCGTGGAAGACAATTCAGCCACTTTTTTAATGACTAATATTATTCCTCAAACACCCGACAACAATCGTAATACCTGGGGTAATTTAGAGGACTATAGTATGAAATTAGCTGAGGAAGGAAAGCAACTTTATATTATTGCTGGTGGGTCTGGTGACAAAGGTAAACTGAAAAATTTGGTGACAATTCCCCAATACACCTGGAAGATTATTGTGGTTTTAGATCGCCCTGGTTTGGGACTGCAAGATGTGAATGCCAACACTCGTGTGATTGCTGTCAATATTCCCAATGATGAACAACTGGATAATAATTGGAGACTCTTTAGAACTAGTGTTGACAAGTTAGAGGAATTAACAGGATATGATTTTCTGTCTACTGTTTCTCCTGATATTCAGAAAATAATTGAAAGCCAAGTTGATAACTTGTAA